Proteins from a genomic interval of Coregonus clupeaformis isolate EN_2021a chromosome 4, ASM2061545v1, whole genome shotgun sequence:
- the LOC121553009 gene encoding protocadherin-8-like yields MGFCGIRRVGECVVLAVLFYSVQSTTTRYYTYEEDAPGSEIGNLSQDLKIDPAENPETSFRFMQETNSSVIQMREIDGLLTVGEMIDREHLCPRSPRCFVTFDIVAFSKEKFQLIHVEIEVKDINDNSPQFLHNETTLEISENVQVDSRFPLDIAVDHDVGNNYIQRYHISPSSNFIVDVRSREDEVKYAELVLVKALDREAEDSYTIEVTATDGGEPPRSGSMTVHIKVLDFNDNSPTFEHNSLKVELYEDSPIGYQVLKVHAFDPDAGINGEVVYGFVEDTSSETMCIFNIDRISGAVTLKTLVDYEKKRSYELYIKASDLGTNSIPSTCKVVVDVVDVNDNAPEITIKPMTSTSDGVAYITEAAAEESFVALISTSDSDSGSNGYVRSSLHGHDHFKLQQAYGDTFMIVTTSTLDREKIPEYNLTVVAEDLGTPPFKTVKQYTIRVTDENDNAPLFSKSIYEVSVLENNIPGSYITTVVARDLDMGKNAKVSYKLIDSDVVGEASISTYVSIDPMSGSLYSLRSFDFETLQQIELTIQADDKGSPQLSSTSMIRIKVVDQNDNYPCFTFPVMLNDSAEVPLPVNAPLGYLALRVKGQDEDEGMNGELSYRIVQGDSKLFSINKDTGEIALKQGLASAIGDVLEIKIAVSDNGRSPLSSSATICFVVTDSQLSDDQVVIVLRSSDEEDAGLDVSVVVIIMLGGGCALLLITIVIVVITCKLNRGGKDQDSKRDVSHGLFDSRRHPRLNSAEPNMYGGPRGFLNERTSSSLDESSLYEEKNGDLESQMFLPPKPFLPTSMWQGDKYCLQMSGIDQQSVKDSGKGDSDFNDSDSDISGDGGKRNLSTFQPWAKSSFHAANTLAVDCQGTYCVIPTQSFQAPLDNAYTIGFSQAPVYNNPHAYSHSWKDSGYNTSIPKARNTMQTFSHHTGTLPSYFAHQKRQSAAGLAEIQEYNQDITTVATISEVATIF; encoded by the exons ATGGGATTCTGCGGGATTCGAAGAGTTGGAGAGTGCGTGGTGCTTGCTGTTCTGTTCTACTCGGTTCAGTCTACAACTACGAGGTATTACACTTATGAAGAGGATGCGCCCGGGTCAGAGATTGGAAATCTGTCTCAGGATTTAAAGATAGACCCAGCAGAGAACCCTGAAACATCTTTCCGCTTCATGCAGGAGACCAATTCGTCTGTGATTCAAATGAGGGAGATCGATGGACTTTTAACAGTTGGGGAAATGATTGACCGAGAGCATCTCTGCCCAAGGTCCCCGCGGTGTTTTGTCACCTTCGACATAGTTGCCTTCTCCAAAGAAAAGTTTCAGCTGATTCACGTGGAGATCGAGGTAAAGGACATCAATGATAACTCACCCCAGTTCCTCCACAACGAGACGACCCTTGAGATATCCGAGAATGTTCAGGTGGACTCACGATTCCCGTTGGACATcgctgttgaccatgatgtcggCAATAACTACATCCAACGTTACCATATCTCTCCCTCCAGCAATTTCATAGTTGATGTGCGCAGCAGGGAGGATGAAGTGAAGTATGCTGAACTTGTGCTTGTGAAAGCActggacagagaggctgaagatTCCTACACAATTGAAGTGACGGCAACAGATGGGGGAGAGCCACCCAGGTCCGGATCAATGACTGTTCATATCAAAGTGCTGGATTTTAATGACAACAGCCCAACGTTTGAGCACAACTCACTGAAAGTTGAACTTTATGAGGATTCACCCATAGGTTACCAAGTACTGAAAGTGCATGCGTTTGACCCAGATGCTGGCATCAATGGCGAAGTAGTGTATGGATTTGTAGAGGACACATCATCTGAAACAATGTGCATTTTTAATATAGACCGAATTTCCGGTGCTGTAACTTTAAAAACATTGGTTGATTATGAGAAGAAGAGGTCCTATGAATTGTACATTAAAGCATCCGATTTGGGCACAAATTCTATTCCATCGACCTGCaaagttgttgttgatgttgtagATGTAAATGATAACGCACCAGAAATCACCATCAAGCCAATGACATCGACTAGTGATGGTGTAGCTTACATCACCGAGGCCGCAGCGGAGGAAAGTTTTGTGGCGCTGATCAGCACCTCGGACAGTGACTCTGGCTCGAACGGTTACGTGCGCAGTAGCCTACACGGCCACGATCATTTCAAGCTGCAGCAGGCCTACGGGGACACTTTTATGATTGTAACAACCAGCACTTTAGATAGAGAGAAGATCCCAGAGTATAACCTCACTGTAGTGGCTGAAGACCTCGGAACACCACCTTTCAAAACGGTGAAGCAGTATACCATCAGAGTGACCGACGAGAACGACAACGCCCCCCTCTTCAGTAAATCAATTTATGAAGTTTCTGTCCTGGAAAATAATATCCCTGGGTCATATATAACTACTGTTGTAGCACGTGACCTTGATATGGGTAAAAATGCCAAAGTTTCATACAAACTAATTGATTCAGATGTAGTGGGGGAGGCCTCCATTTCGACTTATGTGTCTATAGACCCAATGTCAGGGTCATTGTATAGTCTGAGATCTTTCGATTTTGAAACCCTCCAACAGATTGAATTAACCATCCAGGCTGACGACAAGGGCTCACCTCAGCTGTCAAGCACATCCATGATCAGAATCAAAGTGGTTGATCAGAATGACAACTATCCCTGTTTCACCTTTCCTGTTATGCTGAATGACTCTGCAGAAGTTCCTCTTCCTGTCAATGCACCACTGGGGTACCTGGCCCTACGGGTCAAGGGTCAGGATGAGGATGAGGGCATGAATGGTGAGCTCAGCTACAGAATTGTACAAGGTGACTCTAAGCTATTTTCAATCAATAAAGACACTGGAGAAATAGCTCTAAAACAGGGGCTGGCCTCTGCTATTGGAGATGTTTTGGAAATCAAAATTGCAGTGAGCGACAATGGGAGATCCCCCCTCTCCAGCAGTGCCACCATTTGCTTTGTTGTCACAGATTCGCAGCTCTCAGACGACCAAGTTGTCATTGTATTACGGTCAAGTGATGAGGAAGACGCAGGCTTGGATGTTTCAGTAGTAGTTATCATAATGCTCGGCGGAGGTTGTGCTCTGCTGCTGATTACCATAGTGATTGTTGTTATCACATGCAAGCTGAATCGAGGAGGGAAGGATCAAGACTCCAAGAGAGACGTGTCTCATGGCCTGTTTGACTCCAGGCGTCATCCCAGGCTCAACTCTGCAGAACCCAACATGTACGGTGGACCAAGAGGTTTCCTCAATGAAAGGACCTCTTCATCTCTTGATGAGTCCAGCCTGTATGAGGAGAAAAATGGAGATTTGGAGTCACAG ATGTTCCTGCCTCCCAAGCCTTTCCTACCAACATCTATGTGGCAAGGGGACAAATACTGCCTGCAAATGAG TGGCATTGACCAGCAGAGCGTAAAGGACAGTGGCAAGGGAGACAGTGACTTCAATGACAGTGACTCTGACATCAGTGGGGATGGAGGCAAGAGGAACCTCAGCACCTTCCAGCCCTGGGCCAAAA GTTCATTCCATGCCGCTAACACCCTCGCTGTGGATTGTCAAGGCACTTATTGTGTAATACCAACCCAAAGCTTCCAGGCCCCACTAGACAATGCATACACAATTGGCTTTTCCCAAGCACCAGTCTACAACAATCCCCATGCCTATTCCCACTCCTGGAAAGACTCCGGCTACAACACCAGCATTCCCAAAGCAAGAAACACCATGCAGACGTTCTCTCATCACACAGGTACACTCCCTTCTTACTTTGCCCATCAAAAGAGACAATCTGCTGCCGGACTTGCTGAAATTCAGGAGTACAACCAAGATATTACTACAGTGGCAACCATATCTGAAGTTGCCACCATTTTTTAA